In one window of Prevotella sp. E13-17 DNA:
- a CDS encoding rhamnulokinase family protein produces the protein MENEKYFFAVDLGATSGRTIIGKIDNGKIDLEEVTRFPNNLIEQGGHYYWDIHALYFEMIRGLKEVATRHINITSIGIDTWGVDLVCIGEDGAILRNPRAYRDPITFEAMDHYLEHVLPRREVYDVTGIQFMNFNSIFQLYAMQRENNSALKHAEKILFVPDALSWMLTGEMVCEYTIASTSQLLNPRTKELDEKLLHSIGLQRSKFGRMVQPGTVIGTLTEEVQRLTGLGAVPVIAVAGHDTGSAVAAVPAKNEQFAYLSSGTWSLMGIETKDAIISDLSYERNFTNEGGIEGTTRFLKNICGMWLYERCRLEWPEEVRRLSHPELQGSAMQVEAFRSIINPDDAVFAAPSSMIEAIQQYCRKTGQPVPETPAEFCRCIFDSLALRYRQVFTWLQEFTDTDLNTLHIIGGGSLNKYLNQFTANATGATVLAGPQECTAIGNIMLQAKASALVKDIWQMRSIIANSTELVKYEPQDKAVWDKAYEKYLGITAQA, from the coding sequence ATGGAAAACGAAAAATATTTCTTCGCCGTGGACCTTGGGGCGACCAGCGGACGCACCATCATTGGCAAAATCGACAATGGCAAGATTGACCTTGAAGAGGTGACGCGCTTCCCTAATAACCTTATCGAGCAGGGCGGTCACTACTACTGGGATATTCATGCACTTTACTTCGAGATGATTCGTGGACTGAAAGAGGTGGCCACACGACATATCAATATCACATCTATAGGTATCGACACCTGGGGTGTTGACCTTGTGTGCATCGGTGAGGATGGAGCCATCCTGCGCAACCCGCGTGCCTATCGAGACCCCATCACCTTCGAGGCGATGGATCACTATCTGGAGCATGTCTTGCCACGACGCGAGGTTTACGATGTGACGGGCATCCAGTTCATGAACTTCAACTCTATCTTCCAACTTTATGCCATGCAGCGTGAGAACAACTCGGCCTTGAAGCATGCAGAGAAGATATTGTTTGTCCCCGATGCGCTGTCATGGATGCTGACTGGCGAGATGGTGTGCGAATACACCATCGCCTCAACCTCACAGTTGCTGAACCCTCGCACCAAGGAACTCGACGAGAAGTTGCTCCATTCCATTGGGCTGCAGCGTTCTAAGTTTGGGCGTATGGTACAGCCAGGCACCGTGATTGGCACGCTGACCGAAGAGGTGCAGCGCCTCACCGGACTGGGTGCCGTCCCCGTCATTGCGGTTGCGGGCCACGACACGGGCTCGGCAGTGGCTGCCGTACCAGCCAAGAACGAACAGTTTGCCTACCTCTCAAGCGGCACATGGAGCCTGATGGGCATCGAGACGAAAGATGCTATTATCAGCGATCTGAGCTATGAGCGCAACTTCACCAACGAGGGTGGCATTGAGGGAACCACACGTTTCTTGAAGAACATCTGCGGCATGTGGCTCTACGAGCGCTGCCGACTGGAGTGGCCCGAAGAGGTGCGCAGGCTCTCCCACCCCGAATTGCAAGGCTCTGCCATGCAGGTTGAGGCATTCCGCTCTATCATCAACCCCGACGATGCCGTTTTCGCAGCACCGTCAAGCATGATCGAGGCCATTCAGCAATACTGTCGCAAGACCGGTCAGCCTGTTCCCGAGACGCCTGCAGAGTTCTGCCGTTGCATCTTCGACTCGCTGGCACTGCGCTACCGCCAGGTGTTCACGTGGCTTCAGGAATTCACGGATACTGACCTCAACACGCTGCATATCATTGGGGGTGGCAGTCTGAACAAATATCTCAACCAGTTTACCGCCAACGCAACGGGCGCCACCGTGCTTGCCGGTCCACAGGAATGTACTGCCATTGGCAACATCATGTTGCAGGCAAAAGCATCAGCACTGGTGAAGGATATCTGGCAGATGCGCTCCATCATTGCCAACTCTACAGAGCTGGTGAAGTATGAGCCACAGGACAAAGCTGTCTGGGACAAGGCCTACGAGAAGTATCTCGGCATCACGGCACAGGCCTGA
- a CDS encoding L-rhamnose isomerase: MKAELIEKAYAVAKDRYAAIGVDTDAVLDQLQKQQISLHCWQTDDVVGFERNDALSGGIQTTGNYPGRARNIDEVRQDIEFVKTLLAGNHRLNLHEIYGDFQGKFVDRDQVEVKHFQSWIDWAKENNMKLDFNSTSFSHPKSGDLTLSNPDKSIRDFWIEHTKRCRRIADAMGKAQNDPCIMNIWVHDGSKDMPVQRKKYREILAASLDEIMEEKLDGVKNCFEAKLFGIGLESYTVGSHDFYTAYCATRKQMYTLDTGHYEPTENVSDFVSTLLMYVPELMLHVSRPVRWDSDHVTIMNDQTLDLFKELVRCDALNRAHVGLDYFDASINRIGAYIVGTRATQKCILQALLEPKELLRKYEDNGQYFERLALMEEAKSMPFGAVFDYFNLKNNVPVGEEYIAAIQQYEKDVTSKR; this comes from the coding sequence ATGAAAGCTGAACTAATTGAGAAAGCCTATGCTGTGGCCAAAGATCGCTATGCAGCTATTGGCGTTGACACCGACGCAGTACTCGACCAATTGCAGAAACAACAGATTTCTCTGCACTGCTGGCAGACCGACGATGTTGTTGGTTTCGAGCGTAACGACGCATTGAGCGGCGGTATTCAGACCACAGGTAACTATCCTGGACGCGCTCGCAACATTGACGAGGTGCGTCAGGACATTGAGTTTGTGAAGACGCTGTTGGCTGGTAACCACCGTCTGAACCTGCACGAAATCTATGGTGACTTCCAGGGTAAGTTCGTAGATCGCGACCAGGTAGAGGTCAAGCACTTCCAGAGTTGGATTGACTGGGCCAAGGAGAACAACATGAAGTTGGACTTCAACTCTACATCATTCTCACACCCCAAGAGTGGCGACCTGACACTGAGCAACCCCGACAAGTCTATCCGCGACTTCTGGATCGAGCACACCAAGCGTTGTCGTCGTATTGCCGACGCAATGGGTAAGGCTCAGAACGACCCTTGTATCATGAACATTTGGGTTCACGATGGCAGCAAGGACATGCCTGTGCAGCGCAAGAAGTATCGTGAGATCTTGGCTGCTTCTCTCGACGAGATTATGGAGGAGAAGCTGGATGGCGTAAAGAACTGTTTCGAGGCCAAGCTGTTTGGCATCGGTCTGGAGAGCTATACCGTGGGCTCGCACGACTTCTACACAGCTTACTGCGCCACCCGTAAACAGATGTACACACTCGATACCGGTCACTACGAGCCGACCGAGAACGTGAGCGACTTTGTCAGCACGCTGCTGATGTACGTGCCCGAGCTGATGCTCCACGTGAGCCGCCCAGTACGTTGGGACTCTGACCACGTGACCATTATGAACGACCAGACACTGGATCTGTTCAAGGAACTGGTGCGTTGCGATGCTCTGAACAGAGCACACGTGGGTCTCGACTACTTCGATGCGTCTATCAACCGCATCGGTGCCTACATTGTGGGTACACGTGCCACACAGAAGTGCATTCTGCAGGCACTGCTCGAACCCAAGGAGTTGCTGCGCAAGTACGAGGACAATGGTCAGTACTTCGAGCGTCTGGCACTGATGGAAGAGGCAAAGTCAATGCCTTTCGGTGCTGTGTTCGACTACTTCAACCTGAAGAACAACGTACCTGTTGGCGAGGAATACATCGCTGCCATCCAGCAGTACGAGAAGGATGTGACCAGCAAGCGTTAA
- a CDS encoding nucleoside-diphosphate sugar epimerase/dehydratase, with protein sequence MMSFNKILNWYFNRKSLPYWCMLLLDALILFFSGVFSFWLYRKTDMLIENRIQVFSTMLIYTMIGCMGFRAFRTYSGIVRFSSFVDLMRVAYGNLLSMVLVFCYTLLMNSLHIFDVAAFNSTEILLTFVLATVIMWGIRILVKNLYSIALYDKRAMKVLIYGALQGGVGLAKNINSERPKRFILRGFISHDDRAHQIQLMGLNVYHVSDDIEDIVAREGIEGILVSPLRVRDFRNDTALQDCLIKAGCKIFLAESTREMDDDVTEDEIQRMQLREVQVEDLLPRQEIKVDMDSVGALLEGKTVLITGSAGSIGSEMVRQIAVYKPEKMILIDQAETPEHDIRLMMARDFPKVKAETIVTSICKADRMEQIYEMYKPDYVFHAAAYKHVPMMENNPSEAVQNNIYGTKVLADLSVKYGVKKFVMVSTDKAVNPTNVMGCSKRICEIYVQSLNNAQKVTQFVTTRFGNVLGSNGSVIPLFREQIKKGGPVTVTDERIVRFFMLIPEACKLVLEAGTKGHGGEIFVFDMGKPVKIADLAKRMIALSGAKNIEIKFTGLRPGEKLYEEVLNELEGTKPSFHEKIRIAEVREYDYQEVNKEIEELIAISKQYDDMATVAKMKTIVPEYKSNNSIYEKLDKNTPVS encoded by the coding sequence ATGATGTCATTCAATAAGATACTTAATTGGTATTTTAACAGGAAATCTTTACCATATTGGTGCATGCTTTTGTTAGATGCACTGATTCTCTTCTTTTCCGGAGTTTTTTCTTTCTGGCTGTATCGCAAGACAGACATGCTCATAGAAAACCGCATCCAGGTGTTCTCAACGATGCTTATTTACACCATGATTGGCTGTATGGGCTTTCGCGCATTCCGCACCTATTCAGGCATCGTGAGGTTCAGTAGCTTTGTGGATCTGATGCGTGTGGCTTATGGTAACCTCTTGTCTATGGTGCTTGTGTTCTGCTATACGTTGCTGATGAACAGCCTCCATATTTTCGATGTAGCGGCGTTCAATAGCACAGAGATCTTGCTGACGTTTGTCTTGGCCACGGTAATCATGTGGGGCATCCGTATTCTCGTGAAGAATCTCTATAGCATTGCACTCTACGATAAGCGTGCCATGAAGGTGCTGATATACGGCGCTTTGCAGGGTGGCGTCGGCTTGGCCAAGAATATCAACTCCGAACGCCCCAAGCGTTTTATTTTGAGAGGCTTCATTTCTCACGACGACCGTGCACACCAGATCCAGCTGATGGGGCTGAATGTGTATCATGTGTCGGATGATATAGAAGACATCGTTGCCCGAGAAGGCATCGAAGGCATTCTGGTGTCTCCGCTACGAGTTAGGGATTTCCGCAATGACACGGCGCTACAAGACTGCCTGATCAAGGCCGGTTGCAAGATATTCTTGGCAGAATCGACAAGGGAAATGGATGATGACGTGACTGAAGACGAAATTCAGCGCATGCAGTTGCGCGAGGTGCAGGTGGAAGACCTGCTGCCTCGTCAGGAAATCAAGGTCGATATGGACTCTGTGGGGGCGCTGCTTGAAGGAAAAACAGTGCTCATCACCGGTTCGGCAGGTAGCATTGGCTCAGAGATGGTGCGCCAGATTGCCGTCTATAAGCCTGAAAAGATGATTCTGATAGACCAGGCAGAGACCCCCGAGCATGACATCCGGCTGATGATGGCACGCGATTTCCCCAAAGTCAAGGCAGAGACCATCGTCACCAGCATCTGCAAAGCAGATCGAATGGAACAGATCTACGAGATGTATAAGCCCGACTATGTGTTCCATGCAGCGGCCTATAAGCACGTGCCGATGATGGAGAACAACCCCAGTGAGGCCGTGCAGAACAATATTTATGGCACGAAGGTACTTGCCGATCTGAGTGTGAAGTATGGCGTCAAGAAGTTTGTGATGGTCTCTACCGATAAGGCTGTGAATCCTACCAATGTGATGGGTTGTTCTAAGCGCATCTGTGAGATTTATGTTCAGTCGCTGAACAACGCCCAGAAGGTGACCCAGTTCGTGACCACTCGTTTTGGTAATGTGCTGGGGTCTAACGGCTCTGTGATTCCTTTGTTCCGCGAACAGATCAAGAAAGGAGGACCTGTCACCGTGACCGACGAGCGCATCGTGCGCTTCTTCATGCTGATACCCGAGGCTTGTAAGCTGGTGCTGGAAGCCGGAACCAAGGGACATGGCGGCGAGATTTTCGTCTTCGACATGGGTAAACCCGTGAAGATTGCCGATCTGGCCAAGCGCATGATTGCCTTGAGTGGTGCCAAGAACATAGAGATTAAGTTCACGGGTCTGCGCCCAGGCGAGAAGCTCTACGAGGAAGTGCTCAACGAGTTGGAGGGCACCAAGCCCTCGTTCCATGAGAAGATACGTATTGCAGAGGTGCGCGAGTACGACTATCAGGAGGTGAACAAAGAGATAGAAGAGCTGATAGCCATCTCGAAACAGTACGATGATATGGCTACTGTGGCAAAGATGAAGACCATCGTGCCAGAGTATAAGAGCAACAACTCCATCTACGAGAAACTGGATAAAAATACCCCCGTCAGTTAA
- a CDS encoding FprA family A-type flavoprotein yields MISDTIKYIGVDDLDIDLFESQYAVPEGMSYNSYLIDDEQIAVLDTADCRKGEEWKANLTKALNGRQPDYLVAHHMEPDHAALIAWMMETYHHVKLVCSAQAAKMLPNFFEGVNFEGRVVIVKEGDTLALGQHTLHFIGAAMVHWPEVIMSYESTEKVLFSADGFGKFGALVNETDDWACEARRYYFNICGKYGSQVQSVLKKAADIDVQTICPLHGPELQGAALKEAVRLYDIWSKYEPESEGIFIAYASIHGGTAKAAEHLAELLREKGAKKVVVSDLCRSDMAEAIEDAFRYPTVVVAASSYDAGVFPPMHDFLYHLQIKNYQKRRFGIIENGSWAPTAGRTMRTMIEAMKDCEIVEPMVSIRSRMKAEDEARLAQLAEILSK; encoded by the coding sequence ATGATAAGCGATACCATCAAGTATATCGGTGTGGACGATCTCGACATCGATCTCTTCGAGAGTCAGTATGCGGTGCCCGAGGGCATGAGTTATAACTCGTATCTCATCGACGATGAGCAGATAGCCGTGCTGGACACGGCTGATTGTCGTAAGGGCGAGGAGTGGAAAGCTAACCTGACGAAGGCCCTGAACGGTCGTCAGCCCGACTATCTGGTGGCGCACCACATGGAGCCAGACCATGCAGCGCTGATAGCCTGGATGATGGAGACCTATCACCATGTCAAACTGGTGTGCAGCGCGCAGGCCGCCAAGATGTTGCCCAACTTCTTCGAGGGCGTGAACTTCGAAGGTCGCGTTGTCATCGTCAAAGAAGGTGATACCCTGGCGCTGGGACAGCACACCTTGCATTTCATTGGTGCAGCTATGGTGCACTGGCCCGAGGTCATCATGAGCTACGAGAGCACAGAGAAGGTGCTGTTCTCAGCCGATGGTTTTGGTAAGTTTGGCGCATTGGTCAACGAGACCGACGACTGGGCTTGTGAGGCACGCCGTTATTATTTTAATATATGTGGAAAGTATGGCTCTCAGGTGCAGAGCGTTCTGAAGAAGGCTGCAGACATCGATGTGCAGACCATCTGTCCGCTGCACGGACCAGAGCTGCAGGGGGCTGCCCTGAAAGAGGCTGTGCGCCTGTATGACATCTGGAGCAAGTACGAACCCGAGAGCGAGGGCATCTTTATTGCCTATGCCAGCATCCATGGCGGCACGGCCAAGGCTGCCGAGCACCTGGCAGAGTTGCTGCGCGAGAAGGGCGCCAAGAAAGTGGTGGTGAGCGACCTGTGTCGATCAGACATGGCTGAGGCCATCGAGGACGCCTTTCGTTATCCCACGGTGGTAGTGGCTGCCTCCAGCTATGATGCAGGCGTGTTTCCACCCATGCACGACTTCCTGTATCACCTGCAAATCAAGAACTACCAAAAGCGTCGCTTTGGCATTATTGAGAATGGAAGCTGGGCACCTACGGCAGGTCGCACCATGCGCACGATGATTGAAGCCATGAAGGACTGCGAGATTGTGGAGCCTATGGTGAGCATTCGCTCGCGCATGAAAGCCGAGGATGAAGCACGACTGGCACAGTTGGCCGAGATTCTTTCGAAGTGA